In Cervus elaphus chromosome 5, mCerEla1.1, whole genome shotgun sequence, the following proteins share a genomic window:
- the LOC122695042 gene encoding keratin-associated protein 4-8-like — protein sequence MVSSCCGSVCSDQSCGRSLCQETCCRPSCCQTTCCRTTCCRPSCGVSSCCRPVCCQPTCPRPTCCISSCCRPQCCQPVCCQPTCPRPTCYISSCCRPSCCGSSCGSSCCRPTCCISSCCRPQCYQPVCCQPTCPRPTCCISSCCRPSCCGSSCGSSCCRPTCCISSCCRPRCCQPVCCQPTCPHPTCYISSCCRPSCCGSSCGSSCCRPTCCISSCCRPRCCQSVCCQPTCSRISSCCRPSCCLRPVCGRVSCHTTCYQPTCVISTCPRPVCCPSSCC from the coding sequence ATGGTCAGCTCCTGTTGTGGCTCCGTCTGCTCTGACCAGAGCTGTGGCCGAAGTCTCTGCCAGGAGACCTGCTGCCGCCCCAGCTGCTGCCAGACCACCTGCTGCAGGACCACCTGCTGCCGCCCCAGCTGTGGTGTGTCCAGCTGCTGCCGCCCAgtctgctgccagcccacctgccctcGCCCCACCTGCTGCATCTCCAGCTGCTGCAGGCCCCAGTGCTGCCAGCCTGtgtgctgccagcccacctgccctcGTCCCACCTGCTACATCTCTAGCTGCTGCCGCCCCTCCTGCTGTGGGTCCAGCTGTGGTTCCAGCTGCTGCAGGCCTACTTGCTGCATCTCCAGCTGCTGCAGGCCCCAGTGCTACCAGCCTGtgtgctgccagcccacctgccctcGTCCCACCTGCTGCATCTCTAGCTGCTGCCGCCCCTCCTGCTGTGGGTCCAGCTGTGGTTCCAGCTGCTGCAGGCCTACTTGCTGCATCTCCAGCTGCTGCAGGCCCCGCTGTTGCCAGCCTGtgtgctgccagcccacctgccctcATCCCACCTGCTACATCTCTAGCTGCTGCCGCCCCTCCTGCTGTGGGTCCAGCTGTGGTTCCAGCTGCTGCAGGCCTACCTGCTGCATCTCCAGCTGCTGCAGGCCCCGCTGTTGCCAGTCTGtgtgctgccagcccacctgctccCGCATCTCCAGCTGCTGCCGCCCGAGCTGCTGCCTGCGCCCAGTGTGCGGCCGGGTCTCCTGCCACACCACTTGCTATCAGCCCACCTGTGTCATCTCCACCTGCCCCCGCCCCGTGTGCTGTCCCTCCTCTTGCTGCTGA
- the LOC122695056 gene encoding keratin-associated protein 4-3-like, which yields MVSSCCGSVCSDQSCGRSLCLETCCRPSCCQPTCCRTTCCRPSCGVSSCCRPVCCQPTCPRPTCCISSCCRPSCCVSSCGSSCCRPTCCISSCCRPQCFQPVCCQPTCPRPTCCISSCCRPSCCVSSCGSSCCRPTCCISSCCRPQCCQPVCCQPTCSRPTCCISSCCRPSCCGSSCGSSCCRPTCCISSCCRPRCCQSVCCQPTCSRPTCCISSCCRPQCCQPVCCQPTCPRPTCYISSCCRPSCCGSSYGSSCCRPSCCISSCCRPRCCQSVCCQPTCSRISSCCRPSCCLRPVCGRVSCHTTCYRPTCVISTYPRPVCCPSSCC from the exons ATGGTCAGCTCCTGTTGTGGCTCCGTCTGCTCTGACCAGAGCTGTGGCCGAAGTCTCTGCCTGGAGACCTGCTGCCGCcccagctgctgccagcccacctgctgcaGGACCACCTGCTGCCGCCCCAGCTGTGGTGTGTCCAGCTGCTGCCGCCCAgtctgctgccagcccacctgccctcGCCCCACCTGCTGCATCTCTAGCTGCTGCCGCCCCTCCTGCTGTGTTTCCAGCTGTGGTTCCAGCTGCTGCAGGCCTACTTGCTGCATCTCCAGCTGCTGCAGGCCCCAGTGCTTCCAGCCTGtgtgctgccagcccacctgccctcGCCCCACCTGCTGCATCTCTAGCTGCTGCCGCCCCTCCTGCTGTGTTTCCAGCTGTGGTTCCAGCTGCTGCAGGCCTACTTGCTGCATCTCCAGCTGCTGCAGGCCCCAGTGCTGCCAGCCTgtctgctgccagcccacctgctctCGCCCCACCTGCTGCATCTCTAGCTGCTGCCGCCCCTCCTGCTGTGGGTCCAGCTGTGGTTCCAGCTGCTGCAGGCCTACCTGCTGCATCTCCAGCTGCTGCAGGCCCCGCTGTTGCCAGTCTGtgtgctgccagcccacctgctc CAGGCCTACTTGCTGCATCTCCAGCTGCTGCAGGCCCCAGTGCTGCCAGCCTgtctgctgccagcccacctgtcCTCGTCCCACCTGCTACATCTCTAGCTGCTGCCGCCCCTCTTGCTGTGGGTCCAGCTATGGTTCCAGCTGCTGCCGCCCCTCCTGCTGCATCTCCAGCTGCTGCAGGCCCCGCTGTTGCCAGTCTGtgtgctgccagcccacctgctccCGCATCTCCAGCTGCTGCCGCCCGAGCTGCTGCCTGCGCCCAGTGTGTGGCCGGGTCTCCTGCCACACCACTTGCTATCGGCCCACCTGTGTCATCTCCACCTACCCCCGCCCCGTGTGCTGTCCCTCTTCTTGCTGCTGA